The sequence below is a genomic window from Phoenix dactylifera cultivar Barhee BC4 chromosome 8, palm_55x_up_171113_PBpolish2nd_filt_p, whole genome shotgun sequence.
TATGCCAACACATGATAGCCTCAACTTTTAAAGAGCACCCCatacagaaaaaaaaacaaaaaaaacaaaaaaatctcGGCATGTAAGACCTACCAAGATTAATGAATTCTGATAATAGATATTTTCTTGATGGATGTATACTAGATGGCGGCAGGAGGGAAGGTGCTGGCTTTATCATCAGATGCCCAGATTCCAGAATGGTTGTGGTTGGGGATTATCAAATCTTCAACACCTCGATCTCAGAGGCTGAGCTGAGGACGGCATAGGCCAGACTAGGCCATGCTCAGCGCGTGTTGCAAGCTAGAGTAGTACTGCTTGAGGGCGATTCGGCTACGGTTATCAGCTGGCACTACAAGAATAATggtcattagcgacgctttttttcgcctttaacgacgcttttaagcatcgctaaaaaccatcccgacgctttcgtaagcgtcggcaaagcgtcgcctatgctacagtggagaaAATGTATTCCGACGCTTTGAAAAGCGTCGAGATTTACCGACGTTTTTTAGCGTCGGCAAGTGcaaaattagcgacgctttaaagcgtcgctagctGTAATTtctgacgacgctttaaagcgtcggtaaatagCGACGccttaaagcgtcgctaattgattTCTGGTCTGTGAGGACCAGCCCACACACAGTGGACTAATGGGCCAAGCCCAACGTGGCTGGCCCATCTGAAAATCCAAGTAGCCTTTCGGGAAGAAGATGGAGGTGGTAATCGCTAGCTGTTCGGCGGTTACAACCGCCTGACAGCCACAATCACCAccactcttcttcctccccaccGAATGCTATAAGAACCAGGGGCTCTTCTCACGGATGTTTCATTCCTCACCTCACTGCCCCTCACTCCCTTTTTTTCTCCTGCTACAAGGAACTGAAGAGTAGGGATCTGAGCCGCCGGAGGGAACATCACAGGGTTGTCCCGGAACTAGGTAAGTCCCTGACTTCTTCTTCCATTGTAATATGCAAGTAGATCTAGCTTAATCATGAAACAACAAGATATAGAGAACGAAATATAAGAGATCAAAAAcaggaaaaagggaaagaatgaaaacaaaagaaaaagaataggaagaataagaagaagaagaagaagaagagggaaagaagGGGAAGAGCCTACCTAGGGTCCCCAGATGTGGATCCGGCGCAGTGAACTCAGCCGTGGGTTTTCCTTGGTCGTGGCTTGCCGTGGGGGTGGGTCTCTCCCCCACCCGCAGTGGGGACGAAGGAGGAGCCGCCGGCTCCGACCGCAGACTCTGCGGGCTTCGGTCGGAGCCGCGGTGGGACGGAGGCCCCTTCTTCTCAAGGGGGTGGTTCCGACCCCCATTTGCACCAAAGAATGGAGAGGGGGCCGGCTGCTGCGGGCGCGGCCACGGGTTCGGCCGTGGGCGCCGCCGGTCGCGACCGACCTCTTCCATGAGGGGGAGTCGCCCTCCTCCCTTCTGAAGAGaagatggaagaagaagaaggggggatcGGCTGCTACAGGCCGAGCCGCGGGCGATGTTGGCTGGTCGCCGATTTCCCCGACCTCGGACCCGTTTCCCTCCGAGCACTCCCACGAGCTTCCTCGCTTCAtgtgagaagaggagaagaggaggaggagatcgggaagggaagaagaaagaaggggaagagaagaacaaaagaaagaagagggaggaagcttcgggaacggagaagggaagaaaaagaaagaaaaagaaaaagaaaagaaaaaaaagaaaagaaaagaaaagaaaagaaggaaagaaggaaaagaaaagaagaaagaaaaataaataaaaaaatggttGTGGGCCGAAATGGGCCTGATTCCGGAGTGGGCTTCAAATAAACTTGGCTTTAGAAGCCTGAAGCCGGGCTGGGCCCTGATTCAAGCTTAGTGTTTTTAAAACCAAAACTAACTGGGCTTGAAGAGCTCGAATTTTAATATAGAGACTAAATTGAATATAGTTTGAGACTAGGCTCCCtttaaattaattagaactgataaggtttaattataaattaactAATTGTGTTTCTGGGCCTGAATACAAATGGGCCCAGTAAGTGAATCAGGCCAAGGGCCTGATCCAGAACCCAATTAAACAGCGGGCCTGAATGCAAATGGgcccagacctgaaccagagGGCAATTTGGTCTAAACCAGAAGTGGAATTGgctcagacctgaaccagaagcTGAATCAGACCTGAGCCAGAAATTAAATCAAACCCGAACTAGGAAGTAAATTAGACCggaaccagaaattgaattggGCCATGGGCCTGAACCATAAATTAAATTGGGCTATGGACCCGaaaatgaaattgagtcctatggatgggttgtaaatgactttaagattataaataaatagaaattaaatatgtaaGTGACATGTAATTTAATGATCTTGCTAGGTATTGGAGAATTGGCATTTGATGGGCAAATTAAGGTAAGTAActtgtcttaatcttattatggatcatgtatcacgttttataagatgaaaaagtattatttatgcaATTGGAATTATGTATAAGAATTGTGGAAAAAGTACCTAatataatcttatattttatcaaatacttgtgattacttgattatgaaattgtatatgattatttatgtcTTCACAAAATTAAGATCAAGCATGTGTTAGCAAATGATTACATGATTTTGGATACATAGCAtccatcattattattattattatattatgtacacatgattatgatgttatagaaagatgcatagaaaaaataaagtttttagcatgatcatgaattttattcagcatgatgccattattcactttccaatgtatcgatgagaaaagatttatgaaaagcatgatatgttttaaagaactctcagattgctatgtacgacccccgccagtgggtaacagtAACTAGGCATACGACCCCAGCCAGTGGGTAAAAATAACTCGGCTttacgacccccgccagtgggtaatagtaactggaagatagaccctgcagtggtaaaggccttgccgtgggaataagagcggccatagctacactaccatctgagagtatgaatttcaaagtatagaataatggcaaaagttttatgatgcataatcatATTTATGAAGTTGCATGAATGGACATGCATAGTTTTATGACTGGTTGGATTATTTGAAATGTTTACTTTATTACAagcacagatttcaaagcatgaataataacAGCACATATTTTAAAGCATGATTAATgatgagtacggatttcaaagcaagaataatgataagtacggatttcaaagcagtgAATAAAGACAAAAGGTTTACATCTGGTTTGATTATAGAAAATGCTTTCTTTATTACAATCGTTAGTTTCTTAAAATAATGCATTAGTATGaaaaatattatgcttgatctgataagattatgcattgttacttactgagctttatagctcatatccatttatttatgttcttacagatgaataggagatgctaggaacaaggagcgtgacatgcttcagggttatggggaaaagaaaatgaaacatTAAATGTTGCTATTTTTAGATGCTTTGTAATCAATCTTTTATTGATGAAATAGTTGATAACATTTAAGAAtataattgttcataattgatttgAAGTTTTGAAGTGGCTGCGTGTTATTGCGGGTAAAGgtttgcaatagcacggccgtgtcatgatccgaattcggggcgtgacatggTCGaaattttagcgacgctttaaagcgtcgctaattgacTTCTGGTCGaaattttagcgacgctttaaagcgtcgctaattgattTCTGGTCGAAATTTTagtgacgctttaaagcgtcgttagaatattatttttttttaaaaataatttttaaaatttcatggAATCCCTGTTTATGGGTTTGTTCTTCCTTTTGCAAAAAGTAGTTCTTGTCTTCTGGAATGATGCATTTTGACAACTCCCCTGGACAAAAAGGTTCCTGGCTCCTCCCGGCCTTGGTATCATAACTATTCATTAGCACAAGGATTACAGCATaagcatgttaatgatttccTGATCAGCTCATGCAAACGAAGTCTAATAATAAAGGTCAAATACAACAAACAAGCCCAACAGGAAGAGAGTCAATCCAGCTAGAATGAAACTCAACAGTTCAGTACACATTCGATCAAAAAATTGCATCACCATTTACAGAAGGAAGTTGTGAACctgacaaaaaataaaaactactaGAATGTGCTTCAAGGGTTTAACGGTAGGAGCCTCCGACATACTCCCAGAAGGACCATTGGCAGGAGATCCACCAGGAAGTGTGAAAGTACCAGGCACTGAAGATTACTTGAGATTTCCTGGTCCACAAGGTTGTGATTGCACTGGTGATGGTGATGGAGCAATTGATTACTTGAGATTTCCTGGTCCGCAACTGCATTGGACACAGTGACTAGCAGTGATTGCATAACTCCCATTTGCCACAACCAAGCCAAAATCTGATGCATACCTCGGGAACAATGAAGCACATGCTATAGCAGGAAGAAAAACACGACTCATACCATTAATGACAGAAGACTAAACTTTGAATAAACAACCTAATAACAAAGCAACTAACTGGTCCTTGAACACACCCAAAGCCAGATTAAAGATAAAACTACAGAACCAGCAGAAATAGGATATAAACAAAAGCCAAAATAACCTAGTAGTTAGGCCAAACAGTAATCCATTGTTATGAACATGTATCATGTGATACTTTATACTACTGGTTAAAGTTCATCCACAATAATTTTCCAGAATTAAACTTTACTAAGATACATCATTACCTGAGAATATGTCACTAACTCGTATGGTAAACTAAGTGTCCGATTAAAGTTTTAACATACACATTAACTAAGAAGATGGGGAGGATGAGCTACATACGTGATGAGTCAAAATTCCATTGTTTGATGAGTCAAAATTCCATTGTTAGAAGAGAAGAGCAACAAGACAGCATTTAGGAAGTACAAAACAATGTACTtcaaaaagcataaaaaaatacatataaactCCAAAATAAATGCTTCAGGGTCGCTAGCATCACCATCCTACGTGCAGATGAACTATCAGGAACCTGTAATAAAAAAACTAAAGCAGTTAAGAATACGAAAATTATTACActctttaagaaaaatatgatacttatgcAAAATGTTCAAGTAGATGTAGTAATTTACCTGAGGAGGGACAAACTGATGCAACAAAGATGTAATCTGATTAATCTGAGCCCTCAAAGATTGCATCTCTGTCTGgtggctctgcttcaactcttTTATCTCTGCCTTCAGATCATTAACCTTTGCAGTGCTACTACTCTGTCTAACATCTTGAGTATATCTAcccactgcagacaactgagtgggggtaactccaacgccataacccctcactcgtCCATAACGCTCCGAGCCCATCAACTCGGTAAACACCTGAGCTTCGACACCTCTGGTGTTGCCGATTGAAGATGACTCTCCGATACGCTCTGAAATAAGGGATGTAGCtctgtcctatatctctcaaaaacaatcaaattaatttttgaaaaattaatatatataaaaaatcattgcagaaattattaataaatacatacaactatatctctcgactcctctcggacaaagctgccatctcggtgggtgtgagtcatcttatagaaCTCCACCTCACCAGGTTTCCTCCCATGAtcttccatctacaacaaaaagtatattggaAGAGTTTCATCTTATAGAACTatatcatgatacatgctatatgatacaagagtttcaaaaagtttcaaaaaaacttacgaattcagctctgagcctcgcataactcttcgagcctgaagtgtgaggaattGTTTGAGATGCTCGTGCGGCTCGACCAATGTCAGAATATGTCTACCACGAAAAAATTAaacattataatatattaaatatattaaacattATATAAGGTATTAAGAGAGAATACACAACCTGTCCTCTCTCGGAAAACCaatagtgaacaagctccctccactgatgatggtatacatcaggaggacaaacacgagcaacctcctcctctgtcataccctcgcgcttCCAGTCGGCCTTCAACTTCGActtatattcttttcatttgcggttaagggactttagcacccaatcatggctctctggagggagcacaaactttttctacaccaaaacaaaagaatgttataataatattaaatcaaaaaattaaatttataatagtaagcaaattaacatacagtagctatcaaattaacaatattaaattcaattctttacctgtacaaatttaagaagctcaactttataagaaggaagcatatcattccacttatgatagttgagcggacacaactgaccccTATGCGCAACTGATCCTAAGAAACTTGATAAAACGCTTCCAGCCCTCATGATGGGCTGCCCTAGTTCGTTGCATTCGACGACcatcttctcatcctcacgaAGCTGCCACACATCCCGTGCTTGAGAGGAACCCCGTGTCAACCTCACTCTCACTTGTTcatctataaaaaataataattaaaacattggaggcaaattaattaaaataattagattgtaaATGAACTTAACATATGCACTTTAAATCAAATTACCTTGGATATGCAAGTCATCCATAACCTCCTGGCCTGGATGTTGCTGAGACTGGAACTCATGCTGAGACTcggactcgtgctgctggggcTGCTGGGATCGCATGGACTGAGCAGAAGAAGATCCCACCTGAGactgctggaactccacatctctgaATCGTTTTCCTCGGTGCATTTTGTTACCTAAGCAAGAATATTTCTGTGTATTATGCCATAATATTTCTGTGTATTATGGCATGCCTGCAAGAGTACGTTAACAGCATAATCATCCCATATCTCTCACTGGAAACTAAAACTATCTGAGAATGAAGAAGCCATTATTATTAATGGAGAAAGAAACGATACCTGTGGTGAAGATAATAGGATAATGTTCTTAAAATTCTCTAATGTCTCCTGCtgaaaaaggataaacaaaatGTATCAGCATATTTTAATTTGGGAGCAATAATGTGATCGGTAATAGATCCATAGTACTCGGACATATTTAACCCTCCAATAGGAACTTGTGTAGTCATAAACAAGTATCCAGGGGTGCGCAATTGCATGTTCAACCCTTTTAGTGTGATCTGGTACAAGGCAGCCCCTTGAGactgaaaagaaaatttttaagagCTTACCAGCAAAGGAATTCACATAACAAAAATAAAGGGTTGTCATTCCCATTTGCTCTCACTAGTCATTTATGAACTAATATCCGATGGCATCACCTGCCTGAAAAAGGAACTATCCTCCTGCAAAGATCATTCATTACACATGACAACATAATATTCTTGTAATTATGAAAGGAGAGAATCCAAAATAACATACTGCAAAGCTAAGGGAATGACAACATAATATCCATACGCTACTAGTAGAAAAGTCAGTATCGGTAACATAGAAACAGACTAGTAAATTTTTCTTACCATTACGAAACTATACTCTTTCATTGTCCATCAGTCGGCATAATATTAaaaggcatacactgagtataagtctcattatcctcctcttccaaccCTTTTCCTatatcatacaagtccctaGGTTTAGTCTTAATGACAACAGACCAATCTTTATCTTTTGAGTCTTGTACAAAAAACACTTgtcgagcttgagatgaaaaaatgAATGGGTCATCTTTCAATAGCACACCGGTATGTATcaactttgaaaaatttacaagtgTGAAACCATTTATGTCTTGTCTCAAACCTCTagatgagtttatatccacccaatcacatcgaaataGTACTACATTAAAGTTTCCATAATAATCCAGCTCATAAATATCTTTCAGTGCACCGTAATAAGTTTTTCCCTCCGCATCAACCATAACACCACTgttttgggtttttctaaatttctcacgttctttagtatgaaatttaaaaccatttataatgaACCCATCATATCTATTAACAATATTGTTCGGACCTCGAGCAATGACTATTAATTCATCGGAACAATTTTCCTCCATCATCGTGGGCACCTAAAAAATTATAGAAGCAATGATTAATTATTCAATGACAAtgtattaaaaaattatgaaaataccTAATGTATTAAATGTCTAACCTGTTTGAATAGCCATTCAggaaataactcaaccaaccatcTTTGCTCAATCCTTGGGGTAGGACGAATGTTATTGTTGATGCTTCGCTGAGTTACTAAAAATTCTCTGCACGATCATAAACTCTTTAGCTAAGCATTTATATCTGATATGACAGATAAGAAGATTACAATCATACTAACCTGCGATACTCGGATATTATATCACTGTGAAGTAACACATGGCGATGTGCTTGTGCTAATGATTTTTGGTCAAGAACAACACTTTTAACTGTCCCCAAAACTCTTCCCGCAGATGAGAATTTGTAAATTCCTGCATTCTCTACAATATCAAAATTCCTTGGAGGTCGATTGAGAGCAGTTTCAACACCTTCGAGATATCTCGAGCAAAATGTCAAACACTCCTCAGCAATATATCCTTCAGCAATCGAGCCCTCGGGATAGGCTCGATTGCGTACATAATCCTTTAGGCGCATCAGAAACCTTCAACGAGAAATTTTTAAGATCAATATCAACACCGATATGATTTAGAAATATAGACATTAGAGTTTAGCAAAatcacctctcaataggatacatccatcggtattgaaccggtccaccaagtttagcttccgccgctaagtgaataagtagatgaaccataatagtaaaaaatcCAGGAGGAAAGATCTTTTCCATATGGCATAATGTAAGGGcaacattagactccaattgatcaagcACCCTAGGATCAAGAACTTTTGAACACAATGCTTTAAAAAATGATGacaactgagaaacaattacaaGAACTTGATTCGGCGTTgacgatcttaaagccaatggaagtatatcttgcatcaaaatatgacaatcgtgacttttaagatttgaaagtCTTCGCTCTTTAAGATTTACGCACCGTGAAATATTCGATGCATACCCATCAggaaccttcatatttttcagaaccATTAGGAAAAGATCCTTATTTTGAGTAGACATTGTGTAACATGCAGGAGgtataaaaaatttatcattatcaagttctttcggatgaagctcttgtcgtatgcccatatctttcaaatcaagacgcgctttcaagttgtctttggtcttttcatcaagatttaacaatgttccaatcaagttatcacaaacattcttttctatgtgcatgacatcaagattatgtcgaagaagattatactcccaataaggtaaatcaaaaaaaatactcCTTTTTTTCCATAACTGTTTCTGTGTAGAAGCAACCAATGTGTCATCATCATTTTCCTGTCCATATGCATTGTCATCATTCTCAAAAAAGTTAGCATCCTCTAAAATCTCTGATATTAACCCTTCATTTAATGAGCTACCAACATcctcccttcccctcttctttagACATTTGGAGACCTTACCAGGTATGTAATTTGTGCCATGCATTTGTCTAAGAACTTCGGTACCAGTTGGTGGAATAGGGGCAGAACGCAACTCTGTGGTACTATCAAACAAATCATTCTGAAATCGAAATGGATGGTTTGGTTCTAACCATCGACGATGGCCCATATAACAGAACTTTCCTCCATtttttaaccaatatgaatgggttgaatctccacaagaaggacatgcaatacgccccttagtgctccaaccggataaattagcatatgcaggaaaatcatTAATAGTCCATATAAGAGCTGCACGCAATTTGAATGTTTGACCAgtaaaagcatcaaatgcatcaataccctcccataactgtttcaattcctctattaaaggctgcaaaaaaacatcaatatcattacctgggcccttatcacctggaataaccattgacaaaatgagtgaagactgtttcatacacatccatggtgGTAAATTATATGGAACCAAAACAACCGGCCAAGTGCTGTATGTAGAACTCATAGTTcgaaagggattaaacccatcagTAGCCAAACCCAGTCTGACACTGCGAgcatcagaagcaaattcgtgatgcctatcatcaaatgctttccatgctaAACTATCTGCTGGGTGTCGTAACATTCCATCTTTTGTACGGCCTTCGTCATGCCATCTCATAGAGGAAGCCGTCTTCGATGATGCATACATTCTTTTCAATCTAGGTATGAGAGAAAAATATCTCAACACTTTAGCCGGTCTTTTCTTAGTCTGTGCAGCATCCACTTCATTCAAAAAATCATGCTCATCTTTAGATTTCTCCCATCGTGAAGATCCACATATTTGGCATGACTCTTCGTTAATATTTCCACCACGGAATAAAATACAGTCATTCGGACAACTGTGTATCTTCTCGTATCCAAGAACCAATTCTTTTACtaattttttggcttcataagaaGATGATGGCAAAGTAACGCCTTCCGGAAATGCATCATTTAATAATTGGAGAagcatagtaaaagacttgCTAGACCACCCATTCAAATACTTCAAATGGAACAAAAgcacaagaaaagaaatctttgtaaaattcttacaacccggATATAGTTCTTCATCACAAGATTTCAGCAAGATATGATACCGAGCTGTGTCATCATCAGAGTGTATATGTTCTTCAACATGCATAAAATCAGTTGCTGTACGCTCATCACCTATTTCAGTTGCTTCTTGTCCTCCACTAATAtctgttaaatttctaatactatgtccaagagcatctctgagtaagccccttatatcatcttctccTACAGGATTTTTTTCTGTATTACTGGATGCAAAACTAGAGGTGTCTTCTATATACGAGGGTTGGTTACATGGAGATGACAATATCAACTCTCCATGAAATACCCATTCAGTATAACCTCTTGTAAAACCATTCCACACTAAATGTTCTTCAACAGTTTTTGGAGCAAGAGAAGAAGCATTTACACATTTTCgacatggacataaaatcttcccattcatattagatttctgaaaagcaaatttaatgaaattctgaactccattcaaatattcgtCACTGTATCTCGGCTTATtcatccaacttttgtccattctaagAAAAAACAAGGTAAATGATACAGTCAAAAATATACATGCGTACACTGACTCAAGCAAAATTAAGTTAAACAAATAGCCCTTAATCAATTAATTCAATGATTGCATAGCCTACATTAACTGATATTGTCTGGAGATTAAAAAAGGGACAGAGGAAAACGAGTTCTCAAGTACCTGATAAGAGAGCAAGTCTTCCTTTGATAACTTTCCCAAATTTAAACAGTCAGAAGAAATACATGTCCTGCCAAGTTTAAAATGACCAATTTGACAGTTGCATAATGCAGGAAAATGAGACAGTAGGAAAATTTAGTAAAACATTGTTTTGATTAATCAATCAGATTCAACCTAAAGTAACAGTGTCAATTTCACTGGACAATCATTATATTAGAGCATAACAAGgcataaaaattaataataatagtatAAAATGAATAAGAGCATGTGAAATCCTGTGATCCAGGATTATAACAAGAGAAAGAGCAAATTGATGGAGTGGGTACAGCGCCCAAGTCAGAAGGTTCTGGCAAGAAAGCTCAAGAAGGGCTATAGACAAGAAGGGCAAGAGAGAAT
It includes:
- the LOC120111560 gene encoding uncharacterized protein LOC120111560; this encodes MTHTHRDGSFVREESRDIVDRATSLISERIGESSSIGNTRGVEAQVFTELMGSERYGRVRGYGVGVTPTQLSAVGRYTQDVRQSSSTAKVNDLKAEIKELKQSHQTEMQSLRAQINQITSLLHQFVPPQVPDSSSARRMVMLATLKHLFWSLYVFFYAF